In Helianthus annuus cultivar XRQ/B chromosome 8, HanXRQr2.0-SUNRISE, whole genome shotgun sequence, a single genomic region encodes these proteins:
- the LOC110869713 gene encoding F-box protein CPR1 gives MDKLPKQPTTMEKLPEELLSDILIRLPAKQLAQFRCVSKPMNALLSQPSFIKSHLHRSIHNNDEMFMVFYSELCLDGEIPIIAHPSHSPDIENPNFINLPASLTIPPGYTHTSILGSLNGLICFAIWPIDIVFVCDPIICIWNPSLNALRILPPYTIPASLGFEGIDLHIRFGYDPETDDYKVVKFSRLFQRPATAFESYFKEWLQVEVYSMRKGSWKLINDRFPSHVDWISDFAGLSIIGSDGHDGHIHWLCELDCKITKHAIVAFDLVSETFGEIPLPDSIPQYKKDRTKLLGHLSGNLCVMSYMEDGDMEVWVMNEYGVAESWVKHHVFSQFSGNIVPLGFILNKEFLLQGDKNRLALYDQIATKVKSLEVIATSRFGFDRVKIVSYVDSLVWIAPAS, from the coding sequence ATGGACAAACTCCCAAAACAGCCGACAACCATGGAAAAACTCCCGGAGGAACTTTTATCCGACATTCTGATCCGATTACCGGCCAAACAACTTGCTCAATTTAGGTGCGTCTCTAAGCCCATGAATGCACTTTTATCTCAACCATCTTTCATAAAATCACACCTCCATCGTTCCATCCACAACAACGATGAAATGTTCATGGTCTTCTACAGCGAGCTCTGTCTTGACGGTGAGATACCAATCATTGCACACCCCTCTCACTCTCCTGATAtcgaaaaccctaatttcattaaCTTACCAGCAAGTTTAACTATCCCACCTGGATATACCCACACCAGTATTCTTGGTTCTCTTAATGGCTTGATATGTTTTGCTATATGGCCTATTGATATTGTATTCGTTTGTGATCCTATCATTTGCATTTGGAACCCTTCTCTAAATGCCTTAAGGATTCTTCCTCCATATACCATCCCAGCCTCCCTTGGTTTTGAGGGCATCGATCTTCACATTCGGTTTGGGTACGATCCTGAAACTGATGATTACAAAGTTGTTAAGTTTTCTCGTTTATTTCAACGGCCAGCTACTGCGTTTGAAAGCTACTTTAAAGAGTGGTTACAAGTGGAAGTGTATAGCATGAGAAAAGGCTCCTGGAAGTTGATCAATGACAGGTTTCCTTCTCATGTGGATTGGATTTCTGACTTTGCCGGTCTTTCTATTATTGGGAGTGATGGGCATGATGGCCATATTCATTGGCTTTGTGAACTTGATTGCAAAATAACTAAGCACGCGATAGTAGCATTTGATTTGGTTAGTGAGACTTTCGGTGAGATACCTCTTCCTGATTCTATACCACAGTATAAGAAGGACCGGACGAAGCTTCTGGGACATTTGTCTGGAAATCTTTGTGTGATGTCATACATGGAAGATGGCGACATGGAGGTGTGGGTGATGAATGAATACGGGGTGGCTGAATCATGGGTGAAACACCATGTATTTTCCCAGTTTAGTGGTAATATAGTTCCCCTTGGATTCATATTAAATAAGGAGTTCCTTCTGCAAGGTGATAAGAACCGTCTAGCTTTGTATGATCAAATTGCTACCAAGGTTAAATCCTTGGAGGTAATTGCTACTTCAAGATTTGGTTTTGACAGGGTCAAAATCGTTTCTTATGTTGACAGCCTTGTTTGGATAGCACCTGCTAGTTAG